From Passer domesticus isolate bPasDom1 chromosome 8, bPasDom1.hap1, whole genome shotgun sequence, a single genomic window includes:
- the LOC135305980 gene encoding serine/threonine-protein kinase pim-1-like: MTCTQFDFPCFSWKAMLESAWGWGGIAGFWLRLARHRPRPRPRRRVQSRSRPRARPRPRLLPGPAEDTRGAAAPAASAAACPARAPPLGSAAPGPAAPGSRCKERTPGDGRAGTGEGHSGAVAGPGPSADSRVPPAGKAQEALQERYRLGSLLGRGGFGSVWSGTRLSDGAPVAIKKVPRNRIWHWSELPDGTSAPLEVVLLDKVSSGFSGVVQLLEWLELPSDIVMVLERPEHSQDLLHFIQARGFLREEVARQLFRQVLEAVRHCTSCGVLHRDIKPENILVDLATGQAKLIDFGCGTYLQDTAYTHFAGTPSYSPLEWTRFGWYHGEPATIWSLGILLHEMVCGKMPFRRGWNFSWGQLSLPQRLSPECQNLIGWCLSMHPLARPSLEEVFCHPWMQDIQLP, translated from the exons atgacctgcACACAGTTtgacttcccctgtttttcttggaaagcaatgttggagag tgcctggggctggggcggcatcgccggcttttggctccgcctggcccggcaccgaccccgaccccggccccgacGCAGGGTCCAGTCCCGATCCCgaccccgagcccggccccggccccggctcctcccggggcccgcggaggacacacgcggcgcggccgctcccgccgcctccgctgcggcttgcccggcccgagctccgccgctcggcagtgcggcccccggccccgcggctcccgggtcGCGTTGCaaagagcgaacgccgggggatggccgggccgggacGGGTGAGGGGcactcgggggccgttgctggccccgggccgagtgctgacagccgcgtcccgcccgcagggaaggcgcaggaggccctgcaggagcggtaccgcctgggctcgctgctggggcgtggaggattcggcagcgtctggtCGGGGACGCGGCTCTCGGatggcgccccg gtggccatcaaaaaGGTGCCACGGAACCGCATCTGGCattggagcgagctg cccgacggcaccagcgctcccctggaggttgtgctgctggacaaggtgtccagtggCTTCTCCGGTGTGGTCCAACTACTGGAatggcttgagctccccagcgacattgtgatggtgctggagcggccggAGCActctcaggacctcctgcatttcattcaagcacgggggttcctgcgcgaggaggtggcgcggcagctgttccggcaggtgctggaggccgtgcggcactgcaccagctgcggggtcctgcaccgcgatatcaaaccagagaacatcctggttgacctggccaccgggcaggccaaattgattgactttggctgtggcacctacctgcaagacacagcctacactcactttgcag gaacaccatcatacagccccctggaatggacccgctttggctggtaccatggcgagccagctaccatctggtccctgggcatcctgctacacgagatggtctgtgggaagatgcctttcaggaggggctggaacttcagctggggccagctctcgctgccacaacggctctctccag agtgccaaaatctgattgggtggtgtttatccatgcaccccttggccagaccctcattagaagaggtgttctgtcatccttggatgcaggatattcagctgccctag